The region atgTACCACTGTAGTTTATACCATTTCAATTGTTTCCTCTTGAGGTatattcattttagtttgaacGCTTCCATAACTTTTACTAGTATAAAGACCATTTTCGTAGTCCTAGTTAGCTGGTCTAAGCTCATAAACACTCAGCTACGAACCTACTATACTGTATGATATTGCATGCTAAAATGCTAGCTGCTCAAGTGCAGTTACACAAAGGCTGTTTTAaggccttttttaaatttttttattattgaatgccttactgtttgtttttgataCTACAAATGCTAAgtttaaagggaagtcaagcttaaacatttcttgacaataatatgttatatgtgagctcaccagtttaaacatgacattttgattaatatgacatttgtggaatatgagttattaagcaaaatccagccgttttcatccatcgcagggggcggccattttgccacttgatgtcgactgaagaggacatcacagttgctcaggcaacgactaatcacagctcagctcacctgttttatgaagatgagctgtgattggttgtcaactgtgatgttatttttcactcaacagaaagtggcaaaatggttgccttctgatattgataaaaactgctggatttggctgcttaactcatattccactaacgtgagtaccatatttagactagtggggctgcatagaacatattattgtcaagaaattggtttggtgttgacttcctctttaagttaAAATTTATATTGGTTTGAAATTGGCCCACTGAAAATGTTTccagacaataaaataaaagtttgctgATCAATTATAGAGAATTGTGCAATTATGCTTCATGACATTTATTCGAGTGTTGCCCCCACCAGATGCTATTTCATCTCCGCTGTTGGGAAACACGCAGATGCTAATGCGACTTTCTTTGCTGTTAAACAGATCCCTTTGCACTCTGGTTTGTAAATGGACGTATTGCCCCCCAGAGGGGTGGGATGGCAGTTTTTGGACTTCAATAGGACTGGAGGATCTCACTGAAAACAACTTTTCCAAAATAggtcaaatttaaaaacacaaattatataatttgaatgtagttttatttattgttgaacAATCAATTGTTTTTCTTGTAGGCAACACGACATGTTCCCCTGGGAGTCCTCTTGGGGATGGCCTGACTCAGGAGGCCGCAGCAGATTTGGGTCTCAATCCAGGAACCTCAGTGGGGGCTTCGATCATCGACGCTCACGCTGGAGGCCTTGGTATCTCATGCAGAACATATTTGCTAGTTGTTTGTCTGCAACATCTGTACCTTTAGTACGCTAGAAGAATTGCACCACCTAACGATGGTGTGACATCTGGATTTAGTCGACTATATaaacagggttgggagggttacttttaaaatgtatttccgttacagttacaagttacctgctaaaaaatgtagttagtaacgtaatccaagtaccagaatattaaagtaatgtaacttgattacttggattacttttggattactccaataccgagtatgctcatgaagacaaaataaaaataattatatttgtgggtgatagggacccgggcagcctaccaataacaaaaatccttgtgtaattaaaactgtcactgaaagcatagatagatagagagatagctccgagtaaattccagtgaatacctCCTCCcatccgtgaagctttttcaaactgcctgcgtgtggaggacacgactagtcaatTCGTTTATCCCCACCttcccgacatgtagcaacggtcccaatcgcgcgggcgtgcacaagctctctctcgctctctctcatcgtagaaattgtaatccccatttttaataaatgtacctataatctgattacatgttttttcttgtaactgtaagggaatacagttacatttcttttgtaatctgattacataacgacggtacatgtattccgttactccccaagcctgtataTAAACTACTCCTGAACTCCATCTGACCTGTGTGTGTGACCTTTGCTAATCTCAAATTGTCAGGGTTTAAAAGAACACATGCTGGTCATGTCATAGTGATGTATGCCGCCTTGCCCTTACACTCACAGCGTGGAGATAAACTTTGCATCACGGAATGCTAATACagtacttgtttgtttttcccacaGGGAAGGGTCATTGtgttatttgtcttgttttgtttctccAGGTGTGATAGGAGCAGATGTAAAAGGCTTTCAGCTGCCATGTGAGGACCAGCCAATTACGACACGCATGGCCATGATCTGTGGAACATCATCATGTCACATGGCGGTGAGTCTGTTACAGTGTTACCCTGCTATGatgcattccccccccccccaaggtaAATTCCGAAATATTTTTCCACAGCATGGCTTGCGCTTCTGTAGATGCGAATTTTTTCATTCTTGTGTTGCATTTATAATGTAATGATTGGCTTAAATTTTGACCAGATCAGTGAGCAGCCGCTGTTTGTCCCGGGAGTGTGGGGTCCCTACCTGTCTGCCATGGTACCAGATGTGTGGCTTAACGAGGGAGGACAGAGTGTCACGGGACGTCTGGTCAGTGTCTTCTGCTCCTGTCGTCCTTGTATGTGCAAATGcaacgataatggcaatattgtgatatcgcgatatttaaactgccacaatatcgccgtcgtcatgtcacgataatttgttgaaattgttttggcccttctatgtttaaaatccacgctaatggtcagatgaaggggaacgtattAGGCTTGTGAACTCAATGTGTAAGCGTGCATTAGCAAGAAAGTGcctcagtattttttatttattttttggcttaTAGCCTTTAATTGATAGGACAGCTGAACAATTGACAGGAAATGGGGTTGCCTGCTCCGAGGACAAGCCTCtatacattaggggtgtgccaaaaaatcgattctcatttagtacgattcaggatcaattttaaatgtcccaaaatcgattttatttgaattattttatactgtcttccctttgtttgtgtgtgcctttattgggagcgctgttcatgttgttccatgcggtctgatacactgttaagttgtagccacattagagagtagaaggaaaaagtcacgatcaagttattccaataaaagttgtttttttgcagagtGGAGCCGTTCTTATGAgtaataaaagtgccgcaagtgaTAATGTTGCTGATATCGgatgcatacagtatatcactAATCCAAATAGTTTGActgttgcatgtttttttatggtTGCGTGATATTCTCTATGGCTGACCGTTCTATGTAACAGTGTGTCTCCTGCAGATTGAACACGTGGTGAAGGGCCATGCCGCTTACGCGCAGCTCCAGGAAAAGGTGCGGCAGAGGTTAGTTGATGCAATCAGGATTTGGCTCTTGAAAAACATCGCAACGCAGCTGTCGTCCTCCATTTGCTGACACATAACGTTCATATTGATTACGATTAGGTTAGGTAAGATGATTTATTGTCATGACAGGCTATTCTGTGGTGATGAGTGAATGTTAATGAGGAGACACGTGCCAATAAGGCTGCTTTCaaatatccattttctatgACTGTTCGTCCTCGTTAGGGTTGTGGGTTAGCTGGAACCTATCCTAGCGGACCTTGGACTGATCCAGCAGTAGTTGCATGGCAcaaacacattcacacctatagaCAATCAATTTCTTGtctttaattaatcaaaattgaaataaaattattttttcaaggttgTATTCAACTgggtcaaatattcatttgctgATGGTGCCTTTTTATCATACTTAGGCTAGTTTTCTGTCAACTATGatcccaaatttaaaaaaaattgatgtgtTTTCTCTGTTGTCAAAACACCAGCGACGACATGTATAGCTACCTGAACAGCCACCTGCGGCTAATGGCTTCGTCATGTTCAGCTGTTGACTTGCTGGGCTCAAGTCTTCATGTGTGGCCAGACTTTCATGGGAACAGGTCACCGCTGGCTGACCCCACCCTGAAGGGCATGGTGAGTTCAAGCTCGATGTAAAGGCTATACTTTTGTCTGTGGTCACACATAAAGTGACACTTACCGAAAATATTGTGATACCACCGTTTAAAATGGCTCGCAGGTGTGCTAATAATGTCTGCGCCATGCTTTGAGGGAATCAAGAATTAATATTACACTTTACACCCCCCTATTTTTGCCCTACTGAAATTATCTTATGCAAGTGACCTACCCTGCCCCTGTCGGCAACAGATTTGAATTGAATCGGCGACGCTGAGTGAAACTAGGAGCGGctgctgtataaaaaaaaagcaagagctAACTGCTAAATTCACACAAGCCACCACAAAGACAGCATGAATTGGATTTTCTCTCATGGAATTTGACCTTCATCACCAAACTGCTGGCAAACACCGTTTGTGTATGTGGCACATGCAGCTGGCATATCGCCAGACACAAATATCGTCGACAGCTTCAACCCATGTGAGGACACACGCTTCtaatgaatgaatcaatcaatTTCATCATTCAACTGTGTGATGAACACTTTGCACCTTCtggtctttttttattatttttttgttgttgaaattttgaaaaactttaATGTAGAAACAATAGGAAACTATTACTTGTTTGTATGCAACTTTTTAAGATGTTAATGACCctggaaacattttaaaacatgtcTATGGACTAAGgaaggggggggcggggggactCCAATATTGAGCAAAGCATAAAATGTATTCTATAAacatatgctaaaaaaaaaatcaacaaagttaagagtttggagttttttcccccctcttttattttgacaccaaTAGTTTCCCTGTGGTGAAAATGAGTATCGCCTCCAAATATACTGTACTTGACTACTCATAATCGATATCGGCCCTGAAACAAATATTGGTCTATTACTACTGTAAAAACAACCAtcactgcatacaaagtgctgtacatggagtaaaaatctgacatacaaatacaaagacagataaaacaaataacatggagaaaaaaaagttataaaaatggacaaaatgggcttaggagaaaaaaatcctgaacaAATCGACAAGTAACCTGAAATAGATCGTGTTTGACCTTCGAGGTTCCACTGGCGTATTTAAACGTGTGAAATTGAGTGCTGACAATTTTACAGGTGGTTGGACTGTCTCTTTCTCAAACTCTGGATGACTTGGCTTTGCTCTACTTGGCCACCATACAAGCCCTGGCGGTCAGTCcactgctttttgttttttcttttttcttcaaatttgaccTTTTAGACTTTGTCTTAATTTGAGTTAGGACGGAATGTATTTGCTTCACCGTTTCCTTTCTGCATACTTCTTTGATTTCAGCTTGGTACACTACATATACTGGAGGCCATGAAAGAAGCCGGGCATGACATTAAAACCATCTTCTTATGTGGAGGGTTGAGCAAGAACAGCCTGTTTGTTCAGACTCATGCCAATGCAACAGGTACAAAGTACAAACAAGAGACCATGACATGCTTTTATGTTTGCGAACAGCAACTATTATCGTCACTAGATAAACATACCGGCACACATCACtacaaatgtattgagacagtgACGTTAAttcctgtatttatttattttatctagtCTTCGTCAGCTCAAAAACTGAAACTGAGCACCGCAATTTCTTGtttgaataattaatataataagaCGAAACCtgctgaaatgaaaaattggtgaattcaaacaaaaggtgcttgCTGTCTTCTAAGAGAGGTTATTATAGTTCATGAAAactaatatacaaaaataacccccccccccccaaaaaaaaacaacttaaagtACATTTTATAATTATAGAAAacatgtcctttgttttagtctttgttaAATAATTTCATACATGAGATTGTGTGGTTTACTTTAAATGcactgttattattttattattattattttttttatattattgtatgGCTGTACAGCAGAAACCGGGTCAAACAGTCATTTGGGTGGGGCAGTTTACCTTATTTTACTACACAATACtcagttactttaaaaaaaaaaaaattcactcaacaaatactccatataaaaaaactaaaactaataaaaactacaatgctctatttttattttattattaatattattttaatattactgTATGGTTGTACAGCAGAAACAGGGTCAAACAGTCATTTGGGTGGGGCAGTTTACCTTATTTTACTACACAATACtcagttactttaaaaaaaaaaaaattcactcaacaaatactccatataagaaaactaaaactaataaaaactacaatgctctatttttattttattattaatattattttaatattactgTATGGTTGTACAGCAGAAACAGAGTCAAACAGTCATTTGGGTGGGGCAGTTTACCTTATTTTACTACGCAATACtcagttacttaaaaaaaatatttcacccaacaaatactccatataaaaaaactaaatctaataAAAACTACAGTTAATATTAagtgtttttgaaaaataaaaaataacaaaccctgcacttaaaactaattaaacctaacttgaaaacaaaacaaaacagaaaaactaactataatgaaaaatctatTAAATTAACTAACTATTATAAGCCAGCTTCAAAGTTGTGTGTCAGATCCAAGTGTAAGTGCCAAGAAATAAAAGCCGAAATACTAATCTGTTGTCTCACACTTGTCTTTAAAAGTCGAACCCAAATGTTTCCAGTCTACAGTAGATATTAAGGACTTGGCCACATTTGGAGGAGCGTGTGCATGATACGTAActtatgtaaatatttatttttaatgctgtcTGTTACATAGCCAATTTGGTTACTGTCAGGGTTGCCTGTAGTGTTGCCAGAACAGACAGAGGCTGTATTGGTGGGTGCAGCAGTTCTTGGAGCGTGTGCATCCCAGGACCATGGCACCATACAggtggaaacacacacacacacacacacacacacacacacacacacacacacgactcaAGTTGTTGATATCTTgaacttttctttaaaattattctCAAATGAATACTTCTCTTGCAGTCAGTGAGTCAAAATTTTGGATCTTTAGTTTATCtttcagtcatttttatttacttttcccttgtttcaaacctttttttctttttctttttaattaatatgGGTTTTGGAAGTCATTTTCTTGTGTGAAGggtgtacagtaaaaaaaagattaaaatgtacttaaaaaaacctagtaaagtttttttcactctGAAATTCTAAGTTAATTTTACAAGGAGTgattttagtacattttaccagttaatttttaacaaagaaaaaggggattaaaaaaaaagctaaagggTTGACGAACGAACccactcctgctgtgtgttagtatattgatgaGACCTGTTTTGGTCTCATTtaggacacaccagcaatgcagtgtcttggcaaacagcaagagtggcatgACTCAGGTGGTAGactggctgtctcccaagctgaaggtcacacgagttgagtaacttttttttaaaataaaaaataaactggtaaaatgtactcaacacTCTCTTTGTAAattttacttagaatttctgacaaaaaaaaactataaactcttttgaattattattatttttaattatttaattattttgttagctTTTAGCTTGTGACTGTTGTTGTGGTatgttgtgtgatttctttattattctaatcccttcatactaactatgccaaacaaaaaatgcaagcggtcggatgaatatgtgcaatatgaattcacatgtataacggaacgtatggtgttccacagggtttacTTCTGGGTCCttagctgttttcattgtatttgctaCCCCTGGGttctatcttaaaaaaaaacaacccaaaacattatttaagacgttattttaaagtgctttgttagttgagttgagtgacgAGAGCCAGTGTCCCAGTTGCATGTTAACAATGTCCTGTtaagcaattctagtccagcacaactagctatctagaaaactaaaggaacacttccttaagctgCATGGGAATGGGGAAGAATTTGAACACAACAATTTCTGAATTCAAGGcgaagagagaaaaataaatcatgtttttcaGTAAAGAAGGGTTCcgtgaatgtgcataggaaactgttggggttcagtacctccaataAGGTCAAGAACCAACTGTTCTAGAGTCAATGAAGTGCTGACTCGCCACTTCCATCTGCTGGTTGGACcgaaaacacaaattttatatatatatatataccacatGATATGATTTCACTGCTTTCTGCACTTAAGATTTAAGATGCTGAATAATCTTGTGTCCGGTCAACTTTATCATCCCTGTGATCTCCCAACACCAGAGAATGATGAGCCTTTAAGCCAGATACactaaaaataagacattattgTTTGAACTAGGCTGCACCTGTCAAGTCCCCCTCTCCTAAAGACGCGTGCAGCAGGCAGTTGTTGTGTCTGATCCGCTGGATTGTGCAGCTTTAGAGTGCAGAGAGGCCGCACACTGCATAAGTCGTGAGCTGAGCCGCATCAAAACCACTGTAGCCCAATTCTTTCTACAACTGGGTCATTGGCTGGCCTGAAAATGCACAACATGATTTATTAaggtttattttacatttttgttgtgacTTTAGGAGGTGATGGCGAAAATGGCTAAAGTGGGAAAAGTCGTTGAGCCAGATCACAGCCTTCAGAGGTGAGGTCAAACTTTGACGACATTTTCTTCCTTATTAGCTCTTAATCATTATCCCTTTAACATATTAGAAGAggaaactatatatatatatatatatatatatatatatatatatatatatatatatatatatatatatttgcgaTAATTTAAATCATCAAACGTGTATCAAATATGACCTCTTTTGCAGATTTTACCAAAGAAAGTATAAAGTATTCCAGTGCCTTGTTGACCACCAGAGGGAGTACCAGGCCCTCATGAGTACTTCTGAGACAGAGTGTCACTCGGGCTAACTGTGAGTAGAAGCCCTAGCAGGGATTTTGTGCCCCCTTGGAGAACAGATAATGTTGGACCACCCCACAGCAATTGTGCAAATTGAAAAGACTCTTTTGTGAGGTGCCTGCCAGTCATGGTCCATCATCACCCCCGCCCACTTTCAGCACACATGACTACTAGTGATGTAATATTATACAATGGAAGCAATGGCATGTTTGTCCCATTGTGATT is a window of Vanacampus margaritifer isolate UIUO_Vmar chromosome 2, RoL_Vmar_1.0, whole genome shotgun sequence DNA encoding:
- the fggy gene encoding FGGY carbohydrate kinase domain-containing protein isoform X3; translated protein: MLFFSFDTLISSICGADIRKMQPGGVFHPSLMAEVFYVGVDVGTTSVRAALVTREGHLKTAAQEPISIWEPHTDHYVQSSSEIWQKCCAVVKEVTRGVNKKQVRGIGFDATCSLVVLDQSFQPVAVNQDGNKQRNVVMWMDHRAAEQAARITSASHSVLSRVGGVMSPEMQPPKLLWLKENLRESCWNKAAHFFDLPDFLSWKATGSLTRSLCTLVCKWTYCPPEGWDGSFWTSIGLEDLTENNFSKIGNTTCSPGSPLGDGLTQEAAADLGLNPGTSVGASIIDAHAGGLGVIGADVKGFQLPCEDQPITTRMAMICGTSSCHMAISEQPLFVPGVWGPYLSAMVPDVWLNEGGQSVTGRLIEHVVKGHAAYAQLQEKVRQSDDMYSYLNSHLRLMASSCSAVDLLGSSLHVWPDFHGNRSPLADPTLKGMVVGLSLSQTLDDLALLYLATIQALALGTLHILEAMKEAGHDIKTIFLCGGLSKNSLFVQTHANATGLPVVLPEQTEAVLVGAAVLGACASQDHGTIQEVMAKMAKVGKVVEPDHSLQRFYQRKYKVFQCLVDHQREYQALMSTSETECHSG
- the fggy gene encoding FGGY carbohydrate kinase domain-containing protein isoform X1, encoding MCIIYLVAICNGYRLHNAHVRLFDLFLVPFSKRVPSVFHLGRKQVSITGQPGGVFHPSLMAEVFYVGVDVGTTSVRAALVTREGHLKTAAQEPISIWEPHTDHYVQSSSEIWQKCCAVVKEVTRGVNKKQVRGIGFDATCSLVVLDQSFQPVAVNQDGNKQRNVVMWMDHRAAEQAARITSASHSVLSRVGGVMSPEMQPPKLLWLKENLRESCWNKAAHFFDLPDFLSWKATGSLTRSLCTLVCKWTYCPPEGWDGSFWTSIGLEDLTENNFSKIGNTTCSPGSPLGDGLTQEAAADLGLNPGTSVGASIIDAHAGGLGVIGADVKGFQLPCEDQPITTRMAMICGTSSCHMAISEQPLFVPGVWGPYLSAMVPDVWLNEGGQSVTGRLIEHVVKGHAAYAQLQEKVRQSDDMYSYLNSHLRLMASSCSAVDLLGSSLHVWPDFHGNRSPLADPTLKGMVVGLSLSQTLDDLALLYLATIQALALGTLHILEAMKEAGHDIKTIFLCGGLSKNSLFVQTHANATGLPVVLPEQTEAVLVGAAVLGACASQDHGTIQEVMAKMAKVGKVVEPDHSLQRFYQRKYKVFQCLVDHQREYQALMSTSETECHSG
- the fggy gene encoding FGGY carbohydrate kinase domain-containing protein isoform X4 produces the protein MAEVFYVGVDVGTTSVRAALVTREGHLKTAAQEPISIWEPHTDHYVQSSSEIWQKCCAVVKEVTRGVNKKQVRGIGFDATCSLVVLDQSFQPVAVNQDGNKQRNVVMWMDHRAAEQAARITSASHSVLSRVGGVMSPEMQPPKLLWLKENLRESCWNKAAHFFDLPDFLSWKATGSLTRSLCTLVCKWTYCPPEGWDGSFWTSIGLEDLTENNFSKIGNTTCSPGSPLGDGLTQEAAADLGLNPGTSVGASIIDAHAGGLGVIGADVKGFQLPCEDQPITTRMAMICGTSSCHMAISEQPLFVPGVWGPYLSAMVPDVWLNEGGQSVTGRLIEHVVKGHAAYAQLQEKVRQSDDMYSYLNSHLRLMASSCSAVDLLGSSLHVWPDFHGNRSPLADPTLKGMVVGLSLSQTLDDLALLYLATIQALALGTLHILEAMKEAGHDIKTIFLCGGLSKNSLFVQTHANATGLPVVLPEQTEAVLVGAAVLGACASQDHGTIQEVMAKMAKVGKVVEPDHSLQRFYQRKYKVFQCLVDHQREYQALMSTSETECHSG
- the fggy gene encoding FGGY carbohydrate kinase domain-containing protein isoform X5 — encoded protein: MCIIYLVAICNGYRLHNAHVRLFDLFLVPFSKRVPSVFHLGRKQVSITGQPGGVFHPSLMAEVFYVGVDVGTTSVRAALVTREGHLKTAAQEPISIWEPHTDHYVQSSSEIWQKCCAVVKEVTRGVNKKQVRGIGFDATCSLVVLDQSFQPVAVNQDGNKQRNVVMWMDHRAAEQAARITSASHSVLSRVGGVMSPEMQPPKLLWLKENLRESCWNKAAHFFDLPDFLSWKATGSLTRSLCTLVCKWTYCPPEGWDGSFWTSIGLEDLTENNFSKIGNTTCSPGSPLGDGLTQEAAADLGLNPGTSVGASIIDAHAGGLGVIGADVKGFQLPCEDQPITTRMAMICGTSSCHMAISEQPLFVPGVWGPYLSAMVPDVWLNEGGQSVTGRLIEHVVKGHAAYAQLQEKVRQSDDMYSYLNSHLRLMASSCSAVDLLGSSLHVWPDFHGNRSPLADPTLKGMVVGLSLSQTLDDLALLYLATIQALALGTLHILEAMKEAGHDIKTIFLCGGLSKNSLFVQTHANATGGDGENG
- the fggy gene encoding FGGY carbohydrate kinase domain-containing protein isoform X2, whose amino-acid sequence is MCIIYLVAICNGYRLHNAHVRLFDLFLVPFSKRVPSVFHLGRKQVSITGQPGGVFHPSLMAEVFYVGVDVGTTSVRAALVTREGHLKTAAQEPISIWEPHTDHYVQSSSEIWQKCCAVVKEVTRGVNKKQVRGIGFDATCSLVVLDQSFQPVAVNQDGNKQRNVVMWMDHRAAEQAARITSASHSVLSRVGGVMSPEMQPPKLLWLKENLRESCWNKAAHFFDLPDFLSWKATGSLTRSLCTLVCKWTYCPPEGWDGSFWTSIGLEDLTENNFSKIGNTTCSPGSPLGDGLTQEAAADLGLNPGTSVGASIIDAHAGGLGVIGADVKGFQLPCEDQPITTRMAMICGTSSCHMAISEQPLFVPGVWGPYLSAMVPDVWLNEGGQSVTGRLIEHVVKGHAAYAQLQEKVRQSDDMYSYLNSHLRLMASSCSAVDLLGSSLHVWPDFHGNRSPLADPTLKGMVVGLSLSQTLDDLALLYLATIQALALGTLHILEAMKEAGHDIKTIFLCGGLSKNSLFVQTHANATVLPEQTEAVLVGAAVLGACASQDHGTIQEVMAKMAKVGKVVEPDHSLQRFYQRKYKVFQCLVDHQREYQALMSTSETECHSG